The Pyxidicoccus xibeiensis genome contains the following window.
GAATGGACAGCTCGTCGCACGAGGTGACCTGGCTGGACAGGTGGCACAGGCCTACCGCAACGTCGGCATCGCCCTCGCGGCTGCCGGGGCAACGTTCAGCGACGTCGTCCGACTGACGTTCTATGTGGTCGACTGGAAGCGCGAGATGTTCTCCGACTTCCTCGCCGGCGTCGAACAGGTCGCCAAGGAGCTGCGGATCACTCCGGCGCCGGCATCCCTGATCGGGGTCTCCGTGCTCTTCGAGCCGGGCGTCCTCGTCGAGATTGAAGCCACCGCCGTGGTGGACTGACCCTGCAAGGCGTCAGTCCGTCGGCTGCCTTCCCACCGCACTGCGTGTCCCCTCACTGGCGGGGACACGACGGCTGAGCCAGGGCGCCGCCCGCGGGAATGCGGCTTGACAACAAGTCAACATTAACCGTAAGTGATCAGTTTTTCACCCTGAGTGGCTACAGGGGAAGAAGCACCTTGCTTGTTCATTTCCAACGCGAACCAGGAGGGAATGTGACGCAGACACCCAGGAAGCGACTCACGAGCGCCATGAGGATTGCGTGCCTGTTGGTCATGGCCTCTTGCAGCCAGGTGGACCTCGAGCCCGAAGCAGCCAGTGACGTTCCCATGGTGCGCGTGGATGACGCGGGCGCCCTCCACTTCCAGTCGGCCCAGGCGTTCTTCGCTGCCATGGAAGCAATCTCGCGGATGTCACCGG
Protein-coding sequences here:
- a CDS encoding RidA family protein, yielding MKTDAYRQVAIATGTRQVHIAGQVAYDANGQLVARGDLAGQVAQAYRNVGIALAAAGATFSDVVRLTFYVVDWKREMFSDFLAGVEQVAKELRITPAPASLIGVSVLFEPGVLVEIEATAVVD